From the Bacteroidia bacterium genome, one window contains:
- the nusB gene encoding transcription antitermination factor NusB — MQALYAFFSSGNNDLRSGEVELNRNLSKFYELYLILFSITADLIHFTSEKLEEGKKKHLPTKEDLNPNTWFLENSIAKALLEGQELQKELARLKINTRSESDLLHKIYTNLKTNEKYQAYIQAQDDGLSIEFFCYLFKELIANEPSLSFYLEEQNIYFLNDLDHVAFLVLKTIKSWEIGIAPSKQKLMPLYKDEEDDRKFVLELFRKTILHKDEYEKLISGYTPNWEAERLAQMDMLLMEMAVCEFLNFPSIPVNVTLNEYIEISKEYSTSQSKTFINGVLDKILKSLNEEKKIQKVGRGLMK; from the coding sequence ATGCAGGCCCTCTATGCGTTCTTCTCCTCAGGAAACAACGATTTGAGATCAGGCGAGGTAGAACTCAACCGCAATTTGTCTAAATTTTACGAACTATATTTGATTTTATTCAGCATTACGGCTGATTTGATTCACTTTACCTCTGAAAAGCTAGAGGAAGGAAAAAAGAAACACCTTCCGACCAAGGAGGATTTGAATCCAAACACCTGGTTTTTGGAAAATTCAATTGCCAAGGCCTTATTGGAGGGACAAGAATTACAAAAGGAATTAGCGAGATTAAAAATTAATACCAGGTCTGAATCGGATTTACTTCATAAGATTTACACCAATTTAAAAACCAACGAAAAGTACCAGGCTTACATTCAGGCGCAGGACGATGGATTATCGATTGAGTTTTTTTGTTATTTATTTAAGGAACTGATTGCCAACGAGCCTTCCTTATCCTTTTACTTGGAAGAGCAGAATATTTACTTTCTAAACGATTTGGACCACGTGGCTTTTTTGGTATTAAAGACCATTAAATCCTGGGAAATTGGAATAGCGCCATCCAAACAGAAATTAATGCCATTGTATAAAGACGAGGAAGACGATCGTAAATTTGTTTTGGAATTATTCCGTAAAACCATTTTACATAAGGACGAATACGAGAAATTAATTTCCGGATATACCCCTAACTGGGAGGCTGAAAGGCTGGCCCAAATGGATATGTTATTGATGGAAATGGCTGTTTGTGAATTTTTAAACTTCCCATCTATTCCGGTGAATGTAACCTTAAATGAATACATTGAAATATCGAAGGAATACAGCACTTCTCAAAGTAAAACGTTTATTAATGGGGTTTTAGACAAAATTTTAAAATCCTTAAATGAAGAGAAGAAAATTCAAAAAGTGGGAAGAGGCTTAATGAAATAA
- the folD gene encoding bifunctional methylenetetrahydrofolate dehydrogenase/methenyltetrahydrofolate cyclohydrolase FolD produces the protein MQLLDGKLISAQLKADLKKEVDLLKSQGGKVPHLAAVLVGNNPASETYVASKVKSCDEVGFASTLIRLPDSITESELLNQIDDLNSNPDIDGFIVQLPLPKQISEKKVLKAIDPDKDVDGFHEVNIGRLALGLPGFVPATPKGIMEMLRYAQVETTGKHCVVLGRSHIVGMPISLLMMQNGNPGNSTVTICHSKTQNLEEITRQADILIAAIGKPNFVKANMVKDGVVVVDVGINRIEDSTRKSGFRLVGDVDFEEVAPKASFITPVPGGVGLMTIACLMLNTLEAVKRKNK, from the coding sequence ATGCAATTGCTTGATGGAAAACTGATTTCGGCTCAGCTGAAAGCCGATTTAAAAAAAGAAGTCGATTTACTAAAATCCCAAGGTGGCAAAGTGCCTCACCTGGCAGCCGTTTTGGTAGGAAATAACCCTGCCAGCGAAACCTATGTTGCTTCTAAGGTTAAATCATGCGACGAGGTTGGATTTGCCTCCACCCTCATTCGTTTGCCCGATTCCATCACTGAATCTGAATTATTGAATCAAATTGACGATTTAAATTCAAATCCTGACATTGATGGTTTCATCGTTCAACTTCCTCTGCCGAAACAAATCAGTGAAAAAAAAGTTCTAAAAGCAATCGATCCTGATAAAGATGTAGATGGATTTCATGAAGTGAATATAGGAAGGTTGGCTTTGGGACTACCCGGATTCGTTCCTGCAACCCCAAAAGGAATTATGGAAATGCTGCGATATGCTCAAGTTGAAACCACCGGTAAACACTGTGTCGTATTGGGCAGAAGTCATATTGTTGGTATGCCAATCAGTCTGCTCATGATGCAAAATGGAAATCCGGGAAACAGTACGGTAACCATTTGCCATAGTAAAACCCAAAATTTGGAAGAAATTACCCGTCAAGCGGATATTCTTATTGCAGCCATAGGTAAGCCTAACTTTGTTAAAGCCAATATGGTGAAAGATGGGGTGGTGGTTGTTGATGTTGGAATAAACCGAATAGAAGATTCAACCCGAAAATCAGGCTTTCGATTGGTTGGAGATGTAGATTTTGAAGAAGTGGCACCTAAAGCATCCTTCATTACTCCTGTGCCCGGTGGAGTTGGTTTAATGACTATCGCTTGCCTCATGTTAAATACCTTAGAGGCGGTTAAACGTAAAAACAAGTAA
- a CDS encoding gliding motility-associated C-terminal domain-containing protein: MKRLLSLLFGITFSLFCSWGNAQVVVNMSNGSSTECEGILMDSDLGTPSGNYDHNENLTYTICVQAADSITLDFSEFCTEPVLDYIRFFNGPDTLSPPIGPSYSGSTLPPTILATNGCLTINFITDPNVACTGWIANWDVVIPDPVPPAMLFTPTAPTCSTNTVNLNFSYPIVCDSVYPQAFAIDAPLGLNISSISPINCVNGMATQFALTFSPGMNESGDYDFLFTYRYVDPCGELWVLQSNASMNVNNCPLQLELIALDSLICPGTCTQLIARVSGGTGPGTYTYAWSAGTTGSGDTVTVCPTATTAYSVLVDDAGPALYATASITIQTYNPPVVQADFSTCRNVGPYNLTATPPGGTWDGVGISNANNGTFEPWAGGGNSRYATYTDPNGCKDSLFITILPIWAGPDEASCPAAAPFQIAQPTPVGGTWSGPNVDAAGLFDPLTTGFYTLTYNAPNGCSDTKVVNVDNIVLPGTDSVCESLAEINLTANPFGGTWSGNGISDGYWGTFEPPTAGPGTSNLTYTINGCSSNFDIFVKTIQATPFIYACPLGGTLILPPATPPGGTWSGNGILDPNLGIFDPSTFVNGSNINNLYSLNGCTDTTVVRIRLTDIDTITAEFCPDGSPISLDFGYPGGGTWSGTAVSLSADPGEFDPNLTSPGSYTLYYAVNGCSDSATMIIRPRPTLLDTTVCTLAEAFIIPIDQPGGTWHGTGISDPDLGEFNASDANVGINTVWVESNIGCWDSVNVEVIQLNGAQIIGLENLYCFIDSVVVLSAIPPGGSFSGPGVFQDSLFNPSLALPGTKQVHYSYGGGNCLVQTDETVFIKDSIRASIYAPSDTVCYGKNSNFRVIATGGSGNEFSYNWTNPASTNESVSLVAEQSQTLLVTISDGCSKPVTDSLFLFVWPKIEVQFTTSTVKCYGEDGFALVEPANLPNLYAYNWENASPSNSDSITAQVGYEYRVEVTDLQNGCKLDTAIEIPGYSYVQAYFTPNPDGGCVPISTPDIGFVDLSTNGETGTWTFGDGNSAPYTFGQTPVNHYPDTGHYLVTLTLQGQGNCVDSFQMTVCVSPEVKLFVPNTFTPNADGPSRNEVFQAQAIGLSEFSMKIFNRWGQVIKVMNSLDESWDGTYLGAPVPSGFYTWAIVAKGKDVDRIRYIYETGTVYLAR; this comes from the coding sequence GTGAAACGTTTATTAAGCCTTCTCTTTGGAATCACCTTTTCCCTTTTCTGCTCTTGGGGTAATGCCCAGGTTGTTGTTAATATGAGCAATGGTTCTTCCACTGAATGCGAAGGTATTTTAATGGATAGCGACCTTGGAACACCTTCCGGCAACTATGATCACAATGAAAATTTAACCTATACCATTTGTGTTCAGGCAGCTGATAGCATAACGCTTGACTTTTCCGAATTTTGTACCGAACCGGTTTTAGATTACATCCGATTTTTTAACGGCCCTGATACACTTTCCCCTCCAATTGGTCCAAGTTACTCCGGTAGCACCCTCCCTCCTACTATTCTGGCAACCAACGGTTGTTTAACCATCAATTTCATCACCGATCCCAATGTGGCCTGCACCGGTTGGATTGCCAATTGGGATGTGGTTATTCCTGACCCTGTTCCTCCAGCTATGCTGTTTACTCCAACCGCTCCAACCTGCAGCACTAACACTGTTAACCTCAACTTTAGCTATCCCATTGTTTGCGATAGCGTTTATCCCCAAGCCTTTGCAATTGATGCTCCGCTGGGTTTAAACATTAGTTCCATTTCTCCTATTAACTGTGTGAATGGTATGGCCACTCAATTTGCTCTTACCTTTTCCCCGGGTATGAATGAAAGCGGGGATTACGATTTCTTGTTTACCTATCGATATGTTGATCCATGTGGAGAATTATGGGTCTTGCAATCCAATGCCAGCATGAATGTCAACAATTGTCCACTTCAGTTGGAACTCATTGCTTTGGATAGCCTGATTTGCCCCGGAACATGCACCCAATTGATTGCTCGGGTTAGTGGGGGAACCGGTCCGGGTACCTATACCTATGCCTGGAGCGCCGGAACAACCGGCAGTGGAGACACCGTAACCGTTTGTCCCACCGCTACCACTGCTTATTCGGTTTTAGTGGATGATGCCGGCCCTGCTTTGTATGCCACTGCATCCATAACCATACAAACTTACAATCCCCCGGTGGTTCAAGCCGATTTTTCTACCTGCAGAAACGTTGGACCTTATAACCTTACTGCTACACCTCCCGGTGGAACCTGGGACGGAGTGGGCATCAGCAATGCTAACAATGGAACCTTCGAACCTTGGGCCGGAGGCGGAAACTCGAGGTATGCAACCTATACTGACCCCAATGGCTGCAAAGACAGTCTTTTTATCACCATTCTACCTATTTGGGCAGGTCCGGATGAAGCATCCTGCCCGGCAGCCGCCCCTTTTCAAATTGCCCAACCAACCCCGGTCGGTGGCACATGGTCAGGCCCCAACGTAGATGCAGCCGGTTTATTCGACCCTCTTACTACTGGCTTTTACACCCTCACCTACAATGCACCAAACGGATGTTCCGATACCAAAGTAGTGAATGTGGATAACATCGTTTTACCCGGAACCGATTCAGTTTGCGAAAGCTTGGCTGAAATCAACCTTACCGCCAATCCATTCGGAGGAACCTGGTCAGGAAATGGAATAAGCGATGGTTATTGGGGAACCTTTGAACCCCCAACTGCCGGACCCGGCACCAGCAACCTTACCTATACCATCAATGGCTGTAGTTCCAATTTCGACATTTTTGTAAAAACAATTCAGGCAACTCCTTTTATTTATGCCTGCCCTCTTGGCGGAACGCTTATTCTGCCTCCTGCAACCCCACCCGGCGGAACTTGGAGCGGAAATGGTATCCTTGACCCCAACCTGGGTATTTTTGATCCTTCCACCTTCGTAAACGGCTCCAACATTAACAACCTCTACTCCCTCAACGGATGTACCGACACAACTGTGGTAAGAATTCGATTAACCGATATCGATACTATTACGGCCGAGTTTTGCCCCGATGGTTCGCCCATTTCACTTGACTTTGGTTACCCGGGTGGAGGTACTTGGTCAGGCACAGCCGTGAGTTTATCGGCCGACCCGGGTGAATTTGACCCCAACCTCACCTCGCCTGGAAGCTATACCTTATACTATGCTGTAAATGGATGCTCCGACAGCGCTACTATGATTATTCGTCCCCGCCCAACCCTTCTCGACACAACGGTCTGCACCCTGGCTGAAGCCTTTATTATTCCCATTGATCAACCCGGAGGTACCTGGCATGGAACTGGTATCAGCGACCCCGATTTGGGCGAATTCAATGCCTCTGATGCCAATGTTGGAATAAATACCGTTTGGGTTGAAAGCAATATTGGCTGTTGGGACAGTGTTAATGTGGAAGTAATTCAACTCAACGGAGCACAAATTATTGGACTTGAGAACCTGTATTGCTTTATCGATTCCGTTGTTGTTCTATCTGCTATTCCTCCCGGTGGTAGCTTTTCCGGACCGGGAGTATTTCAGGATTCCTTGTTTAATCCATCCCTGGCCTTGCCGGGTACCAAACAAGTTCATTACTCCTATGGAGGTGGAAATTGTCTTGTTCAAACCGATGAAACTGTTTTTATTAAAGACAGTATCCGGGCATCCATTTATGCACCATCAGATACAGTTTGCTATGGTAAAAATTCCAATTTCAGAGTAATCGCCACCGGTGGTTCAGGTAACGAATTTAGCTACAACTGGACCAATCCGGCATCCACTAATGAGTCCGTTAGCCTGGTTGCAGAACAATCCCAAACCCTCCTGGTCACCATTTCCGACGGTTGCTCCAAACCAGTTACCGATAGTTTGTTCTTATTTGTTTGGCCAAAAATTGAAGTTCAATTTACTACCAGCACCGTTAAATGCTATGGCGAAGATGGTTTCGCTTTGGTGGAACCTGCCAATTTGCCAAACTTGTATGCCTATAATTGGGAAAATGCTTCTCCATCCAACAGCGACAGTATCACCGCTCAGGTAGGCTACGAATACCGGGTAGAAGTAACTGATTTGCAAAATGGTTGTAAACTGGATACCGCTATCGAAATTCCCGGTTATAGTTATGTTCAGGCCTACTTCACCCCCAATCCGGATGGAGGCTGTGTACCCATTTCAACCCCCGACATTGGCTTTGTAGATTTAAGCACCAATGGTGAAACCGGAACCTGGACCTTTGGCGATGGAAACTCAGCACCCTATACTTTCGGACAAACACCTGTTAACCATTATCCTGACACAGGTCATTATTTGGTAACCCTTACTTTGCAGGGGCAGGGAAATTGTGTTGATAGTTTTCAAATGACCGTTTGTGTATCGCCGGAGGTGAAATTGTTTGTACCCAATACCTTTACACCTAACGCCGATGGACCTTCTAGAAATGAAGTTTTTCAGGCCCAAGCCATTGGTTTATCCGAGTTTAG
- a CDS encoding transglycosylase domain-containing protein: protein MDQKEKFRKYRKYLWWAAVAPLITIVFLMSLISLGLFGDVPDIEQIENPKSNLASEVISSDSKLLGTYFVENRSQVDYNSLSPHLVKALVATEDERFYDHSGIDALALTRVLFKTVLLFQKNSGGGSTITQQTSKMLFNTRDSLWGGIVVRKLAEWMIAVKLERHYTKEEILAMYLNRFDFINGAVGIRMASSVYFNTSPDSLRMEQAAMLVGMAKNPALFNPVRRPDTTLHRRNVVLGQMLANNFITQAQFDSLKALPLGLNFKSVDHNQGLATYFREYLRTFMLDWCKHHLKPDGKKYDLYRDGLKIYTTIDSRMQKHAEEAVTEHLSKLQDEFFAHWKDKPNAPFFNMKKEEVDALMRTSMKRSDRYKSLKKAGLSEDEIVKEFNKKMEMRAFSWKGKGEFDTIMSPMDSMLYYKYFLQTGLMSMDPSTGYVKAWVGGINYKHFKYDHVKLGRRQVGSTFKPFVYALAMQEGYSPCYRVPNIPVSFVMEDGSTWSPSNADEKHNGEMVSLKFALANSINYISAWVIKQFRPQAVVDLVKKMGITSQIEAVPSICLGTPDISVFEMVGANATFANKGVWTEPTFITRIEDKNGNVIQEFSPETKDALDENTAYATLNLMEGVVQFGTGARIRNRFKIPYPVAGKTGTTQNNSDGWFMGLTPDLVSGVWVGSEDRSVHFRSTFLGQGANTALPIWGLYMQKVYADSTIKISKGPFEAPKGEFKIELDCKKYDAANNYKELQYEDGTDVEGSGW, encoded by the coding sequence ATGGATCAAAAGGAAAAGTTTAGAAAATATCGAAAATACCTTTGGTGGGCTGCAGTAGCTCCACTAATCACTATTGTATTTTTAATGTCATTGATCAGCCTGGGCCTTTTTGGTGACGTTCCGGATATTGAACAAATCGAAAACCCAAAAAGCAACCTAGCATCGGAAGTAATCTCCAGTGATAGCAAATTGCTGGGAACCTATTTTGTCGAGAATCGAAGTCAGGTAGATTACAATTCTCTTTCTCCCCATTTGGTAAAGGCTTTAGTGGCTACCGAAGATGAGCGTTTTTATGACCACAGCGGCATTGATGCGTTGGCTCTAACCCGGGTTTTGTTTAAAACAGTTCTGCTATTTCAGAAAAACTCCGGTGGAGGTAGTACCATTACTCAGCAAACTTCCAAAATGTTGTTTAATACCCGCGATTCGCTTTGGGGAGGTATTGTTGTGCGGAAATTAGCCGAATGGATGATTGCCGTTAAACTGGAACGCCATTATACCAAAGAAGAAATTCTGGCTATGTATCTCAATCGTTTCGATTTTATCAATGGGGCTGTTGGTATTCGCATGGCATCCTCTGTTTACTTTAATACATCGCCCGATAGCCTGCGCATGGAACAAGCAGCTATGTTGGTAGGTATGGCCAAAAATCCTGCATTATTCAACCCCGTTCGCCGCCCCGATACAACGCTCCACCGCCGAAATGTAGTGCTAGGACAAATGTTAGCCAATAACTTTATTACCCAAGCTCAATTCGATAGCTTAAAGGCCCTTCCGCTCGGTCTTAACTTTAAAAGCGTGGATCATAATCAAGGTCTTGCAACCTACTTCCGGGAATACCTGCGCACCTTTATGTTGGACTGGTGCAAACATCATCTAAAACCGGATGGCAAAAAGTATGACCTCTACCGCGATGGTTTGAAAATCTATACCACCATCGATAGCCGCATGCAAAAACATGCAGAAGAGGCCGTAACTGAGCACTTAAGTAAACTCCAGGACGAATTCTTTGCCCACTGGAAAGATAAACCCAATGCTCCCTTCTTCAATATGAAAAAGGAAGAAGTTGATGCCCTCATGCGAACTTCCATGAAACGGTCCGATCGCTATAAATCCCTTAAAAAAGCCGGACTTAGCGAAGACGAGATTGTTAAGGAGTTTAATAAGAAAATGGAAATGAGGGCCTTTTCATGGAAAGGAAAAGGTGAATTTGATACCATCATGAGTCCTATGGATAGTATGTTATATTATAAATACTTCCTGCAAACCGGACTAATGAGCATGGATCCATCCACAGGCTATGTAAAGGCTTGGGTAGGTGGAATAAATTACAAGCATTTTAAATACGACCATGTTAAATTGGGAAGAAGGCAGGTTGGTTCTACCTTTAAACCTTTTGTGTATGCCTTAGCTATGCAGGAAGGCTATTCGCCTTGTTACAGGGTTCCAAATATTCCGGTTTCTTTCGTAATGGAAGATGGTAGCACCTGGTCTCCTTCCAATGCGGATGAAAAGCATAACGGTGAAATGGTTAGCCTGAAATTTGCCTTGGCTAATTCTATAAATTATATTTCTGCATGGGTTATCAAGCAATTTAGACCACAGGCAGTTGTCGATTTGGTTAAAAAAATGGGTATTACTTCCCAAATCGAAGCCGTTCCTTCCATTTGCTTAGGTACGCCCGATATTTCGGTTTTCGAAATGGTAGGTGCCAATGCAACTTTTGCCAACAAGGGGGTTTGGACCGAACCAACTTTTATCACTCGTATTGAAGATAAAAATGGCAACGTTATCCAGGAATTTTCTCCTGAAACCAAAGATGCTCTTGATGAAAATACGGCTTATGCCACGCTTAATCTCATGGAAGGCGTGGTGCAATTTGGTACCGGAGCTCGTATTCGTAACCGGTTTAAGATCCCTTATCCGGTGGCAGGTAAAACCGGTACTACCCAAAACAATTCCGATGGATGGTTTATGGGATTAACCCCCGATTTGGTTTCCGGGGTTTGGGTAGGTAGCGAAGATCGAAGCGTTCACTTCCGTAGCACTTTCCTCGGACAAGGCGCCAATACCGCACTCCCAATTTGGGGACTTTACATGCAAAAAGTGTATGCCGATTCAACGATAAAAATTTCCAAAGGTCCGTTCGAAGCACCTAAGGGAGAGTTTAAAATTGAATTAGATTGCAAAAAGTACGATGCAGCCAACAATTATAAAGAGCTTCAGTACGAAGATGGAACCGATGTTGAAGGTTCCGGTTGGTAA
- a CDS encoding J domain-containing protein yields MTAVNYYRILEVPPTATKEEIKKAFRSKAKLFHPDAGKEKSADKFNLIQLAYETLMDDQKRNKHDYQLRQYHLRYGRSKGYGNATEMHVKGYANYSYNFRVVKQEKSIPAHPYFKLFLAIIMVLGFIMIFLPVLMVSLNIIFFATLILVPAGLVLVWESLKNIVYSK; encoded by the coding sequence ATGACTGCCGTTAACTACTATCGAATATTAGAAGTTCCGCCAACGGCAACCAAGGAAGAAATTAAAAAGGCCTTTCGATCTAAGGCCAAACTTTTTCATCCGGATGCAGGAAAAGAGAAATCTGCTGACAAATTTAACCTTATTCAACTGGCCTATGAAACCTTAATGGATGATCAGAAACGCAACAAACACGATTATCAATTAAGACAGTATCATTTAAGGTATGGCAGAAGCAAAGGCTATGGAAATGCAACAGAAATGCATGTAAAAGGATATGCCAATTATTCCTATAACTTCCGGGTAGTAAAACAAGAAAAATCCATTCCTGCTCATCCTTATTTTAAACTATTTTTGGCCATTATCATGGTATTAGGTTTTATCATGATTTTTTTACCCGTTTTGATGGTTTCCCTCAATATTATCTTTTTCGCCACCTTAATTTTAGTTCCTGCAGGATTGGTATTGGTTTGGGAATCTTTAAAAAACATCGTTTACTCTAAATGA
- a CDS encoding acetyl-CoA carboxylase biotin carboxyl carrier protein subunit, whose protein sequence is MKKNYTISIANGGNYETSFNDELLVAGEAVQINPISIENGEYQIILNGKTIKAELIATNLQEKKFTLLINGNKYMVQAADEFDLLLKKMGFDSANSQKIKEMKAPMPGMVLSIVVNEGDVVNKGDTLLVLEAMKMENSIKSPGEGKIKQILAQKGKPVEKNQVLIVFE, encoded by the coding sequence ATGAAGAAAAATTATACCATTTCCATTGCCAACGGAGGCAATTACGAAACCAGCTTTAATGATGAATTATTAGTTGCAGGTGAAGCAGTTCAAATAAATCCTATTTCAATTGAAAATGGGGAATATCAAATCATCCTGAATGGAAAAACCATCAAAGCTGAACTCATCGCAACCAACCTACAGGAGAAGAAATTTACCCTGCTAATCAACGGAAATAAATACATGGTTCAAGCTGCTGATGAATTCGATTTGCTTTTGAAAAAAATGGGATTTGACTCTGCTAATTCCCAAAAAATTAAGGAAATGAAAGCCCCAATGCCAGGTATGGTTCTTTCCATTGTGGTAAATGAAGGCGACGTCGTAAATAAAGGAGATACCTTGCTGGTGCTGGAAGCTATGAAAATGGAAAACAGCATCAAATCTCCCGGGGAAGGAAAAATTAAACAAATTCTGGCTCAAAAGGGAAAACCTGTTGAGAAAAATCAGGTTTTAATCGTCTTTGAATAA
- a CDS encoding T9SS type A sorting domain-containing protein, with product MRTILLSLAVLLSSLAMANTTGEIGGSSLQPSVSTYPNPASDRIFVNVTSAHSNVAVKIKVYDVLGKLVMTREGNDTDGVGKSNNVIDVNEFFPGIYTVVVTDGEGNSSNPIRIMVTH from the coding sequence ATGAGGACTATTTTACTTTCTTTGGCTGTATTATTATCTAGTTTGGCAATGGCCAATACTACAGGAGAAATTGGAGGAAGCAGCTTACAACCAAGTGTTTCTACTTATCCTAATCCGGCATCCGATCGAATTTTTGTGAATGTTACTTCGGCTCATTCCAATGTTGCTGTTAAAATTAAAGTTTATGATGTTTTGGGCAAATTGGTTATGACCAGGGAAGGAAATGACACGGATGGAGTTGGAAAAAGCAACAACGTAATTGATGTAAACGAATTTTTTCCGGGTATTTATACCGTGGTAGTTACAGATGGAGAAGGAAATTCTTCCAATCCAATTCGTATCATGGTTACCCATTAG
- the metF gene encoding methylenetetrahydrofolate reductase [NAD(P)H], whose protein sequence is MKVIQHLEQAKGKTLFSIEILPPLKGQSIKSIFEGIDPLMEFKPSFIDVTYHREEYIFKKRPDGALLKKSVKKRPGTVGICAALMNKYQVDTVPHIICGGFSKEETENALIDLNFLGIDNVLALRGDSIKNEASFVPEPDGNAYATDLVKQIAAMNSGQYLEHELENAVHTNFCIGVAGYPEKHFEAPNLKTDLKYLKDKVDAGADYIVTQMFFDNKKFFEFVEKCRQASINVPIIPGIKPITTRKQTTVLPRIFHIDLPEDLQDAIDKCKEDKLVKDIGIEWAIQQSKELLQAGVPCLHYYTMGTSEVTRRIASAIF, encoded by the coding sequence ATGAAAGTAATTCAGCATCTCGAACAAGCCAAAGGGAAAACACTTTTCTCTATAGAAATACTACCACCATTAAAAGGACAGAGTATCAAATCCATATTTGAAGGAATAGATCCTTTGATGGAATTTAAACCTTCCTTTATTGATGTGACCTACCACCGAGAAGAATACATCTTTAAAAAACGACCGGATGGGGCCTTGCTAAAAAAATCAGTTAAGAAAAGACCAGGAACTGTTGGCATTTGTGCGGCTTTAATGAATAAATACCAGGTAGATACTGTTCCTCACATCATTTGCGGAGGATTTAGCAAAGAAGAAACAGAGAATGCCCTGATTGACTTAAACTTTCTAGGCATAGACAATGTATTAGCCCTGAGAGGAGATTCTATTAAAAATGAAGCATCCTTTGTTCCTGAACCGGATGGCAATGCCTATGCTACTGATTTGGTTAAACAAATTGCCGCCATGAATTCCGGACAATATTTGGAACATGAATTGGAAAATGCAGTTCATACGAACTTCTGCATAGGAGTAGCCGGTTATCCTGAAAAACATTTCGAAGCACCCAACTTAAAAACCGATTTAAAATACCTAAAAGACAAAGTAGATGCCGGTGCTGATTACATCGTAACCCAGATGTTTTTTGACAATAAAAAGTTCTTTGAATTCGTTGAAAAATGTCGGCAAGCCAGTATCAATGTTCCTATAATTCCCGGTATTAAACCCATTACAACCCGCAAACAAACCACTGTGTTACCTCGCATTTTTCATATTGATTTACCGGAAGATTTGCAAGATGCCATTGATAAATGCAAAGAAGATAAATTGGTAAAAGATATTGGTATTGAATGGGCAATTCAACAAAGCAAGGAATTGTTACAAGCAGGAGTTCCTTGTTTACATTATTACACCATGGGAACAAGTGAGGTAACCCGCCGAATTGCATCTGCAATCTTCTAA
- the ruvC gene encoding crossover junction endodeoxyribonuclease RuvC: MKKERIILGIDPGTNIMGYGLILVQGQKMSLLAMGVLTLNKYEDHFVRLKKIFDRTLSLIDEFHPDELAIEAPFFGKNIQSMLKLGRAQGTAISAALSRSMPIYEYEPRKIKQSITGNGNSSKEQVAAMLMTLLQFKEIPDNLDATDGLAAAVCHFFQNKVNTGTKGHSGWKSFLADNPGRVVKK, from the coding sequence ATTAAAAAAGAACGCATCATTTTAGGAATCGACCCCGGAACTAATATTATGGGGTATGGTTTAATTTTGGTGCAGGGGCAGAAAATGAGTTTGTTGGCCATGGGTGTTCTCACTTTGAATAAATATGAAGACCATTTTGTCCGCTTGAAAAAGATTTTTGATCGAACTCTTAGTCTTATAGACGAGTTTCATCCGGATGAATTGGCCATTGAGGCGCCATTCTTTGGCAAGAATATTCAAAGTATGCTTAAGTTGGGAAGGGCTCAGGGCACGGCAATTTCTGCCGCTTTAAGTCGTAGCATGCCTATTTATGAGTACGAACCCCGTAAAATAAAGCAAAGTATTACGGGTAATGGTAATTCAAGTAAGGAACAGGTTGCTGCTATGCTCATGACCTTGTTGCAGTTTAAAGAAATTCCTGATAATCTCGATGCCACAGATGGTCTGGCTGCCGCAGTATGCCATTTTTTTCAGAACAAAGTTAACACTGGCACTAAGGGGCATTCCGGTTGGAAATCGTTCTTGGCCGATAATCCCGGTAGAGTAGTCAAGAAATAA